The nucleotide window ACTCCGGTTTGGTACTGCGAGTAATATTGGCTCCGCATTCGGCGGGAATGTCACAGGCGGCCATTGCTGCCTGAATGCGCTGGGAAAGTTGCTGTTTAATGCTCATGCTGTATGTAGGGTGTACGCTAATTCAGGTGTGTAAAAAAGGCCTGCATTGTAGGGCTTTTCCATTTCCAAATACAGGTTGAAGCGGGTTGCAGGGATTGCATTTACTCTGAGCTTGCCGCATATTCAAAACCTTTGCCCGACTATAACAACAATCTATTCTGCACAGAGACCACTATGACTGATTCATTATTGCAGCAAGGAGCCAACCTGATGCTGATGGGCATGGGCACCGTATTTGTGTTCCTTGCCATCCTGGTGGTGGCCACCACGGTGATGTCGCGAGTGGTAAACCGTTTGTCACCGGAGGAGGTGGTGCCGGAACCAGAGCCCGTTGTGGCGCCTTCCGGTGCGGTGGACAAACGCGTTGTCCAAATTATCCAGGCGGCGCTGGATAAGCATCGTGGACGTCATTAAGTCTCAGCGAATTTATCGACATTAAAGCACCAACTGAATTACTTTCCGGGGAATAACACGTTATGTCCGAAGCGACTTCTGCAAACAACCCAGTTTCCATTACCGATGTGGTCTTGCGCGACTCG belongs to bacterium SCSIO 12696 and includes:
- a CDS encoding OadG family protein; this encodes MTDSLLQQGANLMLMGMGTVFVFLAILVVATTVMSRVVNRLSPEEVVPEPEPVVAPSGAVDKRVVQIIQAALDKHRGRH